The Fervidicoccaceae archaeon genome contains the following window.
ATTGGCCCCTCCACGCCGCCAAGGCCCTGAGGCTCGGAGCCACGGTCGAGGAGGTGAGTAGAGCGCTAGGCGTGGACAAGTTCTTCGTGCGCGTCATAGAGGATCTGGTCTCTCTCGAGCAGGCGCTGCGAAACGCTCGAGGCGATCTCGAGGAGCTGATGTGGCTAGCCAAGGAATACGGGTTCAGCGACGAGCAGATAGCGAGGGCCACGGGGCTCGGCGTCGAGGAGGTCGCGGAGCTTAGGAAGAAGCTAGAGCTCAGACCGAGAGTCAAGCAGATCGATACGTTGGCGGCCGAGTGGCCTGCCGTGACGAATTATCTCTACGTCACGTACGGGGCCTCCGAGGACGATGTTCCGAGGGCGCGCGAGGAGGATCGAAACAAGGTTCTCATCGTGGGGGCCGGCGTCTTCAGAATCGGAGTCTCCGTGGAGTTCGATTGGGCCGTCGTGACGCTGGCCCAGGCCTTAAGAGCGAGGGGGGTCAGGACGGTGGTGCTCAACTACAACCCGGAGACCGTCTCGACGGACTGGGACGTCAACGACACGTTATACTTCGACGAGATATCGCTAGAGAGAGTGCTCGACGTCTACGAGCACGAGAAGTTCTACGGAGTCGTGGCCTTTGCCGGAGGCCAGATAGCCAACAACCTCGCTAAGAAGATGCAAGAGAAAGGGCTACTCCTATTGGGCACGAGCGGTCACAGCGTCCACGTAGCCGAGGCGAGGCATCTGTTCTCCGAGCTAGTCGAGAGGCTCGGGCTCAAGCAGCCTCCCTGGACCGAGGCATCGAGCGTCGAGGAGGCTCTCAGATTCGCGGAGGAGACGGGTTACCCCGTCATAGTGAGGCCGAGCTACGTGCTCAGCGGCTCGGCCATGAAGATTGCCAGGAACGCGGAGGAGTTGAGAGCCTTTCTCGAGGCTGCCGCGAGGGTCTCGCCGAGCTATCCCGTCGTAGTCTCGAAGTTCTTCGAGAGGGCCCGAGAGGTCGAGATCGACGCCGTATCGGACTCAAGCAGAGTGGTGGGAGTAGTCTTAGAGCACATCGAGCCCGCGGGAGTACACAGCGGAGACGCTACCATGGTGACTCCACCGAGAACCCTCGACGACTCAACGATAAAGCAGATGCACGAGGCGGCGGTGCGTCTAGCATCAGAGCTCGAGATAAGGGGGCCCTTCAACATTCAATTCCTCGTTAGAGACGGGCAGGTGAGCATAATTGAGTTGAACCTACGAGCCAGCAGGTCTATGCCGTTCTCGAGTAAGTCTCGTGGAGTGAATCTGATGGAATTGGCCGCGGACGTCATCGTGAAGGGCTCCATGGACTTGGGCGAGCCCGGCGTCTTCTACGAGATCCCGGCTAACTCCTGGGCCGTCAAGAGCCCCCAATTCTCCTGGGCCCAGCTCAGAGGCTCCTACCCAGCTCTCGGGCCGGAGATGAGGAGCACGGGAGAAGTAGCGTCGCTCGACAGAGTATACGAAGCGGCCCTCCTGAAGAGTTGGCTCTCGGCCACGCCTAATCGATTACTGCGAGAGGGGGAAGCGGCGCTGGTCTACGCGTTCGACGAGGACGCCAGGAGAATGCTCGAGGAGGCCGCGGACGCTCTAGAGAGGATGGGAGTCGAGACCCTCACGCTCGAGGAGGCCGAGGTGCAAGGCCTCGAAAGAGTGAACAGAGCCAAAGCGTTGGGCCTCCTCGCCGAAAGACGCGTAGGTCTAGTCCTCACCTCGGGCCACGCGCCTAGTTTGGATTACAAGATAAGGAGAGCGGCGGCGGACCTCAACGTGCCCCTAGTCCTCGACTCGCACTTGGCCGCGGAACTGGCGAGAGCGATGATGAGCCTCGACTTGACCGATATCGAGGTGAGGGAGCTCTCAGAGTACTGGAGCGAGTGGGCGCGTCGGCTAGCCCTCGAGGAGCGAGCCGTGCGACGAGATAGAATAGTCAGCCGAGGGAGGAGGCCGGCGACGTGTTCCTAGCGACGATGCTCAAAATCATTGGGTAGCCTCGGGAGTAAACGATAAATGAGCCGCGTCTCCTCCCAAAATTTGGGATATCGGAGGCCCCGTGGCCCAGCCAGGATAGGGCGCCGGCCTCCTAATCCGACCGCGATACCCCCGGGGGCTCGCGATAGCCGGAGAGAGCCGGTGGTCGGGGGTTCGAATCCCCCCGGGGCCGCCAGGCGCCCTTGCTCAGATTATCGAGCTGGTGTAGACCTCGCCCTCTAGGGCGCTCCTAATCTTCTCTAAGCACTCGAGGACGGAGTCGGGATTCTCGCAGAACAGCTCGATCCTCAGCGCCGGGAGCTCAATAGGGGCGAGGGCGCGTTGCGCCTCTCGGCGATGTTCGAGCGACGTGAGAATCACGCAGCCCTCGCCCAAGCGGCCCGCCGCCAACCCTCTCAGCCTGACTCCCTGGCTCATGCTCGAGAAAAGCTTCTCGAAGACGCGAGGCGCGGCGGTGGGGTCCGCGAAGAGTATGCTCAGCGAGGTTCTAATAAAGCAACTCAAACGGTCCACCACGCCTACCTAGCTCGTCTACGTAAAAATTACCTCAGTCTCAGAAAAGTTTGCGAGGACGGCGAGCGGCGGCGGTGGCAGTTTTTGCTGATCTGGACTTCGAGAGGAGTCAAGAGAGCTTCGACAGAGGACTTGGAGGAGGCGCTGCGAGCTCTGCTCCAGCTGATACCTCTGGGTCGCGTTACCACGTACGGCGACCTAGCGGCTGCGCTGGGCCTCAGCCCGCGAGCCGTGGGAAAAATGTTGGCGCGAAACAGAGAGCCCATCATCGTGCCGTGCCACCGAGTCATCAAAGCAAACGGCAGCCTCGGCAGTTACAGCTTCGGGGGGCGCGAGAAGATGAAGCGTAGATTGCTAGAGCTCGAGGGCGTAGAATTCGACGAGAGGGGGCGCGTCCCTCGAGCTTACTTCGTCAGGCTCGAACTCCTCCTAGGCTCTCATCGATCGACGAGAGGGCGCCGCGCTTGAGAAGACGAGGCGGCAGGATACGCGTCGGGGCTGGAGCGAGGGGAATAGGCTTCGAGTGCAGACGCTGCGCTCTATGCTGTAGCACGGGCCCGAACGTCTCTCTCACGATATTCGACGTGATTAGGCTCGCCGAGAGAGTCGGCGTCGGACCAAGGGACTTCCTGCTGATCTACTCCAAGGTCGTGGTCGCGGATTTCCTGCCCTTCGCGGTCCTCGCCGGAGATCACCGGGGAAGGTGCGTGTTCTTGGAGCTCGAAGGCGGACGCTACCGCTGCAAAGTCTACGAGTGCAGGCCGATGAGGTGCAGACTCTACCCGGCACTCCCCCTATCGCCGGGGCTCTCGACGTTGGAGCTCGATGAGAAGTGCCCCGGTTGGTTCGAGGACGAGAGAGGAGTGATCGTCGACGCCGAGCTCTACGAGACCTACTCGAGAGAGGTGAGAGAACACTACGCGAGACTCTATAGATTGATCTTCGAGGAAGGGTTAGAGCCCTTCGATGCTCTGGTGAAAGCCTCTCTCGACGCGGCACGATGTACCGAGAGCGGTCGGCGCGCCCCGAGGGGAAAAAGAGAATAACCGAGGCAGCGCCGAGCTCCGCGGATGAGACCGTTGCAGCTCCAGGAGTACATAGCTAAGAGAATTCTGAGCGAGAGGTACGGGGTTAAGATCCCGCGCGGAGAAGTTGCGGAGACGCCGGAGGAGGCCGCCGCGATCGCCGAGAAGCTCGGGCGGCCAGTCGTCCTCAAATCGCAGATCCTCGTTGGCGGGAGAGGAAAGGCTGGAGCCATAAGAACAGCCTCGAGTCCCGAGGAGGCGGCCCGCGTCGCCTCGGAACTTCTCGGTCGAGTGTTCAAGGGGCACATCGTTAGGAAGCTCTACGTTGAGGAGAAGCTCGAGATCGAGAGGGAGCTCTACGTAGGTCTATCGCTCGATAGAGTCGAGAAAGCGATAGCGTTGATAGTCAGTAGCGAGGGAGGGATGGACGTCGAGGAAATCGCCGAAAAGAGCCCCGAAAAGCTCCTGAGGTTGAAGATACACCCCCTCTATGGTCTCTGGGACCATCATGTTAGGAGAGCCGTTCAGAAGCTCTCTCTCCCGGACCCTCAAGCGGTCGAGGCCTCAACCTTGATCAGGGCCCTCTACAAGGCCATGGTGGAGCTGGACGCGGAGCTGATAGAGGTGAACCCGCTCGTCTTGACCGCGTCGGGGGAGCTCGTAGCTGCCGACGTTAGACTGTTCGTAGACGATTACGCCCTCTTCAGGCACCGAGAGCTGGAGAGCGTGATAGAGTACACGCAGGCCGACGCTCTAGAGAGGATGGCGAGCGAGATGGGCCTGAATTACGTCAAGCTCGAGGGGAACGTCGGGATTCTGGCCAATGGCGCTGGAATGGCCATGGCTACGATGGATCTCGTGCAATTCGTGGGAGGCAGACCGGCCAACTTCCTCGACGTGGGGGGCGGCGCC
Protein-coding sequences here:
- a CDS encoding YkgJ family cysteine cluster protein translates to MRRRGGRIRVGAGARGIGFECRRCALCCSTGPNVSLTIFDVIRLAERVGVGPRDFLLIYSKVVVADFLPFAVLAGDHRGRCVFLELEGGRYRCKVYECRPMRCRLYPALPLSPGLSTLELDEKCPGWFEDERGVIVDAELYETYSREVREHYARLYRLIFEEGLEPFDALVKASLDAARCTESGRRAPRGKRE
- the sucC gene encoding ADP-forming succinate--CoA ligase subunit beta, whose translation is MRPLQLQEYIAKRILSERYGVKIPRGEVAETPEEAAAIAEKLGRPVVLKSQILVGGRGKAGAIRTASSPEEAARVASELLGRVFKGHIVRKLYVEEKLEIERELYVGLSLDRVEKAIALIVSSEGGMDVEEIAEKSPEKLLRLKIHPLYGLWDHHVRRAVQKLSLPDPQAVEASTLIRALYKAMVELDAELIEVNPLVLTASGELVAADVRLFVDDYALFRHRELESVIEYTQADALERMASEMGLNYVKLEGNVGILANGAGMAMATMDLVQFVGGRPANFLDVGGGASSEVVERAIELILTHESVRVVFMNIFGGITRCDEVARGIVEALRALRPSIPFVIRLTGTNEEEGRAILEEFSRGSGLAIYVVSTMEEGAKLAAQLAGG
- the carB gene encoding carbamoyl-phosphate synthase (glutamine-hydrolyzing) large subunit, with protein sequence MELPKKVLLIGSGAIKIAEAAEFDYSGSQALKALAEEGIETVLVNPNVATIQTSHKLADRVYLVPIQSYFLEKVIERERPDGIMIGFGGQAALSAGVELSKRGVLGRYGVRVLGTPIEGVEKALNREKFKETMKRAGLPVPPSGPATSVEEALRAADLLGYPVIVRVSFNLGGRGSFIAWNREEFERRLFKAFAHSGIGLVLVEKYLHHWKEVEFEVVRDSRGNSVAVACLENADPMGVHTGDSIVIAPCQTLTDYEYQTLRLASIGVANAIDLIGECNVQLALDPKSSESYYVIETNPRMSRSSALASKATGYPLAYIAAKLALGYTLDEVINKVTGVTCSCFEPSLDYVVVKVPRWDLEKFEGVSPMLGSEMMSVGEVMAIGRNLHEAFQKAFRMLDIGEPGVVGGDYYYEDEELEKVMERLRRWEPYWPLHAAKALRLGATVEEVSRALGVDKFFVRVIEDLVSLEQALRNARGDLEELMWLAKEYGFSDEQIARATGLGVEEVAELRKKLELRPRVKQIDTLAAEWPAVTNYLYVTYGASEDDVPRAREEDRNKVLIVGAGVFRIGVSVEFDWAVVTLAQALRARGVRTVVLNYNPETVSTDWDVNDTLYFDEISLERVLDVYEHEKFYGVVAFAGGQIANNLAKKMQEKGLLLLGTSGHSVHVAEARHLFSELVERLGLKQPPWTEASSVEEALRFAEETGYPVIVRPSYVLSGSAMKIARNAEELRAFLEAAARVSPSYPVVVSKFFERAREVEIDAVSDSSRVVGVVLEHIEPAGVHSGDATMVTPPRTLDDSTIKQMHEAAVRLASELEIRGPFNIQFLVRDGQVSIIELNLRASRSMPFSSKSRGVNLMELAADVIVKGSMDLGEPGVFYEIPANSWAVKSPQFSWAQLRGSYPALGPEMRSTGEVASLDRVYEAALLKSWLSATPNRLLREGEAALVYAFDEDARRMLEEAADALERMGVETLTLEEAEVQGLERVNRAKALGLLAERRVGLVLTSGHAPSLDYKIRRAAADLNVPLVLDSHLAAELARAMMSLDLTDIEVRELSEYWSEWARRLALEERAVRRDRIVSRGRRPATCS
- a CDS encoding MGMT family protein; its protein translation is MLIWTSRGVKRASTEDLEEALRALLQLIPLGRVTTYGDLAAALGLSPRAVGKMLARNREPIIVPCHRVIKANGSLGSYSFGGREKMKRRLLELEGVEFDERGRVPRAYFVRLELLLGSHRSTRGRRA